A genomic region of Cannabis sativa cultivar Pink pepper isolate KNU-18-1 chromosome 1, ASM2916894v1, whole genome shotgun sequence contains the following coding sequences:
- the LOC133037220 gene encoding (-)-isopiperitenone reductase-like isoform X2 has protein sequence MENASRKRYAVVTGSNKGIGFGTVKELASNGIVVVLTARDEKRGLEAVEKLAEAGLSQLVIFHQLDVTDPSSISALADFVKTKFGKLDILINNAGVPAGKLNPEAFKAAQIEKFIPGEWVKGVLSDVENLTEDKIDQMLNEFTKDYKEDSLESKGWPTSFSSYIVSKACLNAYTRIMAKKYPNFCINCVSPGYVKTDINCNAGVLTVEEGAQSVVSLALLPNAGPNGLFFNRHEVIPF, from the exons ATGGAAAATGCATCACGAAAGAG ATATGCAGTAGTTACAGGTTCAAACAAAGGAATTGGATTTGGGACAGTGAAGGAGTTGGCTTCAAATGGGATAGTGGTGGTGTTGACTGCTAGAGATGAGAAAAGGGGTCTTGAAGCTGTTGAAAAATTAGCAGAGGCTGGCCTCTCTCAACTAGTCATTTTCCATCAGCTTGATGTGACTGATCCTTCTTCCATTTCTGCTCTTGCTGATTTTGTCAAAACAAAATTTGGAAAACTTGATATCTTG ATAAACAATGCAGGGGTACCTGCAGGCAAACTAAACCCTGAAGCTTTTAAGGCTGCCCAAATAGAAAAG TTTATACCAGGTGAATGGGTCAAAGGGGTGCTTAGCGATGTTGAAAACCTTACTGAGGATAAAATTGATCAAATGTTGAACGAGTTTACAAAAGATTACAAAGAAGATTCTCTAGAGAGCAAAGGTTGGCcaacttctttttcttcataCATAGTCTCCAAGGCTTGTTTGAATGCTTACACAAGAATAATGGCCAAAAAGTATCCCAACTTTTGCATCAATTGTGTAAGTCCTGGTTATGTGAAGACAGACATAAATTGCAATGCTGGGGTGTTGACTGTTGAAGAAGGTGCACAAAGTGTAGTGAGCTTAGCTTTGCTCCCTAACGCCGGTCCAAATGGCTTGTTTTTCAATCGACATGAAGTTATTCCTTTTTAG
- the LOC115706549 gene encoding (+)-neomenthol dehydrogenase-like isoform X2, with translation MSGASERYAIVTGANKGIGVEIVRQLALNGVIVILTARDEKRGLEALEKLKEKEKNLSHKVLFHQLDVADPASIVAMVDFIKTHFGKLDILVNNAAIGGTEEDVHAIIASLNAKTPKEGDIKKTTQTYESAKECMQINYYGAKKTAEELIPLLQLSDSPRIVNVSSTIGKLKNISNDWAKGVLSDAESLTEDRIDEVIREFLKDFKEGSLETKGWPSIMSPYIVSKAALNAFTRVLAKKYPNFIINCVCPGFVKTEINFNAGILQPEEGAASPVRLALLPNDAPSGLFFDRSQVSSF, from the exons AGGGGCGAATAAGGGGATTGGAGTAGAGATAGTGAGACAATTGGCCTTGAATGGAGTTATTGTGATCTTAACAGCAAGAGATGAGAAAAGGGGCCTTGAAGCTTTGGAGAAActcaaagagaaagagaaaaaccTCTCTCACAAAGTGCTTTTTCACCAGCTCGACGTGGCTGATCCAGCTAGCATTGTTGCTATGGTTGATTTCATTAAAACACATTTCGGCAAACTTGATATTTtg GTGAACAATGCAGCCATTGGTGGAACAGAAGAAGACGTACATGCAATTATAGCTTCTTTAAATGCTAAG ACCCCAAAAGAAGGTGATATTAAGAAAACTACTCAAACTTATGAGTCAGCCAAAGAATGCATGCAAATCAACTATTATGGTGCTAAAAAAACTGCTGAAGAGCTTATTCCCCTTCTCCAGTTATCCGATTCGCCACGAATTGTTAATGTTTCTTCTACCATTGGAAAACTAAAG AATATATCAAATGACTGGGCTAAAGGTGTTCTTAGTGATGCTGAGAGTCTAACAGAGGATAGAATTGATGAAGTGATAAGAGAGTTTCTGAAAGATTTCAAAGAAGGTTCATTGGAAACCAAAGGCTGGCCTAGTATTATGTCCCCATATATTGTCTCAAAAGCAGCCCTTAATGCCTTCACAAGGGTACTAGCAAAGAAGTACCCCAACTTTATTATCAACTGTGTATGCCCTGGCTTTGTGAAGACAGAGATAAACTTCAACGCCGGTATCTTACAGCCTGAAGAAGGCGCTGCGAGTCCAGTAAGGTTAGCATTGCTTCCAAATGATGCACCTTCAGGCCTCTTCTTTGATCGGTCACAGGTTTCGTCTTTTTGA
- the LOC115704489 gene encoding (+)-neomenthol dehydrogenase, whose product MLESVVEQSFDKNTDTMEEAVQKRYAVVTGSNKGIGFGTVKELASNGTVVVLTARDEKRGLEAVEKLAEAGLSQLVVFHQLDVTDPSSISALTDFVKTKFGKLDILVNNAGLPGGKLNPETFKAAALEKKGIQLKRASEFMTETYELTSECVKVNFYGAKAVTEAFLPLLQLSDSPRIVNVSSYLGKLSFIPGGWAKGVLSDAESLDEDQIDQLLSEFLKDYREDSLESKGWPASVSSYIITKACLNAYTRIVAKKYPNFCINCVSPGHVKTDINCNTGDLTIEEGAQSVVRLALLPNAGPTGLFFNRHEVIPY is encoded by the exons ATGCTTGAATCAGTAGTAGAGCAATCTTTTGACAAGAACACAGACACAATGGAAGAAGCAGTACAAAAGAG ATATGCAGTAGTTACAGGTTCCAACAAAGGAATTGGATTTGGGACAGTGAAGGAGTTGGCTTCAAATGGGACAGTGGTGGTGTTGACTGCTAGAGATGAGAAAAGGGGTCTTGAAGCTGTTGAAAAATTAGCGGAGGCTGGCCTCTCTCAACTAGTCGTTTTCCATCAGCTTGATGTGACTGACCCTTCTTCCATTTCTGCTCTTACTGATTTTGTCAAAACAAAATTTGGGAAACTTGATATCTTG GTAAACAATGCAGGGTTACCTGGAGGCAAACTAAATcctgaaactttcaaagctgcTGCTCTTGAAAAG AAAGGGATACAGCTAAAAAGGGCAAGTGAATTTATGACAGAAACTTATGAATTAACTTCGGAATGTGTCAAAGTGAATTTCTATGGAGCCAAAGCAGTGACAGAAGCTTTCCTTCCTCTCCTCCAGCTTTCTGATTCACCCAGGATTGTGAATGTTTCTTCCTACCTTGGAAAGTTATCG TTTATACCTGGTGGATGGGCCAAAGGGGTGCTTAGTGATGCTGAAAGCCTCGATGAGGATCAAATTGATCAACTTTTGAGTGAGTTTCTAAAAGACTATAGAGAAGATTCTCTAGAGAGCAAAGGCTGGCCGGCTTCTGTTTCTTCGTATATAATCACAAAGGCTTGCTTGAATGCTTACACAAGAATTGTGGCCAAAAAGTATCCCAACTTTTGCATCAATTGTGTAAGTCCTGGTCATGTCAAGACAGATATAAATTGCAACACTGGGGACTTGACTATTGAAGAAGGTGCTCAAAGTGTAGTGAGGTTAGCCTTGCTGCCTAATGCTGGTCCAACTGGCTTGTTCTTCAATCGCCATGAAGTGATACCTTACTAA
- the LOC133037220 gene encoding (+)-neomenthol dehydrogenase-like isoform X1: MENASRKRYAVVTGSNKGIGFGTVKELASNGIVVVLTARDEKRGLEAVEKLAEAGLSQLVIFHQLDVTDPSSISALADFVKTKFGKLDILINNAGVPAGKLNPEAFKAAQIEKKGADIKSWGKLLTETYELTTECVKTNFYGAKAVTEALLPLLQQSDSPRIVNVSSYVGKLTFIPGEWVKGVLSDVENLTEDKIDQMLNEFTKDYKEDSLESKGWPTSFSSYIVSKACLNAYTRIMAKKYPNFCINCVSPGYVKTDINCNAGVLTVEEGAQSVVSLALLPNAGPNGLFFNRHEVIPF, translated from the exons ATGGAAAATGCATCACGAAAGAG ATATGCAGTAGTTACAGGTTCAAACAAAGGAATTGGATTTGGGACAGTGAAGGAGTTGGCTTCAAATGGGATAGTGGTGGTGTTGACTGCTAGAGATGAGAAAAGGGGTCTTGAAGCTGTTGAAAAATTAGCAGAGGCTGGCCTCTCTCAACTAGTCATTTTCCATCAGCTTGATGTGACTGATCCTTCTTCCATTTCTGCTCTTGCTGATTTTGTCAAAACAAAATTTGGAAAACTTGATATCTTG ATAAACAATGCAGGGGTACCTGCAGGCAAACTAAACCCTGAAGCTTTTAAGGCTGCCCAAATAGAAAAG AAAGGGGCAGATATTAAAAGTTGGGGTAAACTTTTGACAGAAACTTATGAATTAACTACGGAATGTGTCAAAACCAATTTCTATGGTGCCAAAGCAGTGACAGAAGCACTTCTTCCTCTCCTCCAGCAATCTGATTCACCCAGGATTGTGAATGTTTCTTCCTATGTCGGAAAGTTAACA TTTATACCAGGTGAATGGGTCAAAGGGGTGCTTAGCGATGTTGAAAACCTTACTGAGGATAAAATTGATCAAATGTTGAACGAGTTTACAAAAGATTACAAAGAAGATTCTCTAGAGAGCAAAGGTTGGCcaacttctttttcttcataCATAGTCTCCAAGGCTTGTTTGAATGCTTACACAAGAATAATGGCCAAAAAGTATCCCAACTTTTGCATCAATTGTGTAAGTCCTGGTTATGTGAAGACAGACATAAATTGCAATGCTGGGGTGTTGACTGTTGAAGAAGGTGCACAAAGTGTAGTGAGCTTAGCTTTGCTCCCTAACGCCGGTCCAAATGGCTTGTTTTTCAATCGACATGAAGTTATTCCTTTTTAG
- the LOC115706549 gene encoding (+)-neomenthol dehydrogenase-like isoform X1 has product MNKHICMHMHICRYAIVTGANKGIGVEIVRQLALNGVIVILTARDEKRGLEALEKLKEKEKNLSHKVLFHQLDVADPASIVAMVDFIKTHFGKLDILVNNAAIGGTEEDVHAIIASLNAKTPKEGDIKKTTQTYESAKECMQINYYGAKKTAEELIPLLQLSDSPRIVNVSSTIGKLKNISNDWAKGVLSDAESLTEDRIDEVIREFLKDFKEGSLETKGWPSIMSPYIVSKAALNAFTRVLAKKYPNFIINCVCPGFVKTEINFNAGILQPEEGAASPVRLALLPNDAPSGLFFDRSQVSSF; this is encoded by the exons AGGGGCGAATAAGGGGATTGGAGTAGAGATAGTGAGACAATTGGCCTTGAATGGAGTTATTGTGATCTTAACAGCAAGAGATGAGAAAAGGGGCCTTGAAGCTTTGGAGAAActcaaagagaaagagaaaaaccTCTCTCACAAAGTGCTTTTTCACCAGCTCGACGTGGCTGATCCAGCTAGCATTGTTGCTATGGTTGATTTCATTAAAACACATTTCGGCAAACTTGATATTTtg GTGAACAATGCAGCCATTGGTGGAACAGAAGAAGACGTACATGCAATTATAGCTTCTTTAAATGCTAAG ACCCCAAAAGAAGGTGATATTAAGAAAACTACTCAAACTTATGAGTCAGCCAAAGAATGCATGCAAATCAACTATTATGGTGCTAAAAAAACTGCTGAAGAGCTTATTCCCCTTCTCCAGTTATCCGATTCGCCACGAATTGTTAATGTTTCTTCTACCATTGGAAAACTAAAG AATATATCAAATGACTGGGCTAAAGGTGTTCTTAGTGATGCTGAGAGTCTAACAGAGGATAGAATTGATGAAGTGATAAGAGAGTTTCTGAAAGATTTCAAAGAAGGTTCATTGGAAACCAAAGGCTGGCCTAGTATTATGTCCCCATATATTGTCTCAAAAGCAGCCCTTAATGCCTTCACAAGGGTACTAGCAAAGAAGTACCCCAACTTTATTATCAACTGTGTATGCCCTGGCTTTGTGAAGACAGAGATAAACTTCAACGCCGGTATCTTACAGCCTGAAGAAGGCGCTGCGAGTCCAGTAAGGTTAGCATTGCTTCCAAATGATGCACCTTCAGGCCTCTTCTTTGATCGGTCACAGGTTTCGTCTTTTTGA